The genomic window TAATGTCCTTAAAGTCCTCTATACCGTATACGCCAGAGGCTTTATCTACGACTACGCCCATCCCCGCGACCTCAAGTTTCTCCCCGATCTGACCGTGACTGTGGCCAACAGCCCGGTGCTTAGTTTCATCGTCAACAACTGGGACTATGTCTCCACCCTTTACCTCAAGCGAGCGGTCGCCTTCCTCGGCCACTGGGTGTGGAAAACCGATTTCGGTTCCCTCAGCGGCGCTTATATGTTCGTTGTCAATATCTTGCCGGCGGCCCTCTTCGCCGTGGGTACGGTAGCTGCCGTCGCCGACCGCCGGTTTGCGAAGGCCGCGCCCCTGTGGCTTATCACGCTGGCTGTGTTTATCTTCTGTACGCTGCTGTTCATGGACTGGATGTACCGCTACCGTCTGCCGGCCATCCCCTTCATCGCCATCGTCGCCGCCTACGGCGCCGAACGGCTCATTCTTCTGGCAAAAAACACGAGGTTGATAACGTATGGAAAACGGCAAAACGCTGATTGTCATCCCGGCGTTTAACGAACAGGATAATATCCTCGGGGTCATCGGCGATATCCGCACCCACCTGCCTGACGCCGATATCCTCGTCGTCAACGACTGCTCGGTCGACGCGACCGCCAAGAGGGCGCGGCAGGCCGCCGGCGTGCAGGTCGTCGATCTGCCCTGCAATCTCGGCATCGGCGGCGCCGTCCAGACCGGCTTCAAGTACGCCCGCGACCGCGGCTACGATTATATGGTGCAGATCGACGGCGACGGCCAGCACCTGCCGCGCGAAGTGAGCAAGCTGGCAGCCGCCATGGCCGCCACCGGCAGCGATATGGTCATCGGCTCGCGCTTTTTGGATGTCCGCTCCTTCCGCACGTCGTGGCAGCGGCGGATCGGCATAAATATTTTCCGCCACCTTTTCCGCCTGCTCCTGGGGCTCACCATCACGGACGGCACCTCGGGCTTCCGCCTCTACAACAGGAGAAGCATCGAGGTTCTCGCCCGCTTTTACCCCAGCGATTATCCCGAGCCCGACGCCATCGTCCTCCTCTACAAGCACGGCCTGGCCATCACCGAGGTCGGCGTCGCCATGCGGGCCCGCGAAAGCGGCCATTCCTCCATCACCGCCCTCAGGAGCCCCTACTACATGGCCAAGGTCACCCTCTCGATCATCTTATCCTGTTCGCGGACGAGGTGGTGAGCGTTATGGTCGTGCATATCGACAAGATCCACTTCCTGGGCGCCATTTTCAGCTTCATCATCCTCGCCGCCGTCTTCGTGCTTGTCCGCGAGCGCCATCTCAAGGAGAAATACTCCCTCGCCTGGTTTCTCATCGGCCTCTTCATCCTCGTGATGTCGATCTTCGAAGGGCTGATGGACTGGTTCGGCGACCTCATCGGCGTCTATTACGCCCCCTCGGCTTTTTTCGGCCTGCTGATCGCCTGCGCCTACCTCCTGCTCCTCAATATGAGTGTCAGCATATCCCACCTTAAAATGCACAACAAGGCCCTGACCCAGGAACTGGGCCTGACCAAACTGCGCTTCGAGGAACTCGAACAGAAAGTGAACAGGTCCGGCCATGATTAAATATTTCGTGCTCCTGGCCAGCGTCGCTATGACGGTCGCGGCCAGCACCCTCCTCAAGCTGGGCAGCGCCGCGGTCGATTTCGACGGCGGCCTTAGCGCGATTTTCAAGGGCTATGTCACTTCGCCCCTTATCGTCGCCGGTTTCGCCTCCTACGCCCTGGCCGCGCTGCTGTGGGTGTACTGCCTCGCCAATTTCGACCTGGGCTACGCCACGTTCGTCGCCAGCATCCAGTATATAATGCTGCTCGCCGTGGCCATCCTCGTTTTCCACGAGCACATCAGCGTCCTCAAATGGGCCGGCAGCTTTCTGATAATGATCGGCGTATTCTGCTGGCTGAAAGGATAACGGCAAGATGTTGACGTGCGTCCCCTATACCGAGGCTCTTAAGAGCGGCTGGGACGAGCTCGCTCTCGCC from Sporomusaceae bacterium includes these protein-coding regions:
- a CDS encoding glycosyltransferase family 2 protein — encoded protein: MENGKTLIVIPAFNEQDNILGVIGDIRTHLPDADILVVNDCSVDATAKRARQAAGVQVVDLPCNLGIGGAVQTGFKYARDRGYDYMVQIDGDGQHLPREVSKLAAAMAATGSDMVIGSRFLDVRSFRTSWQRRIGINIFRHLFRLLLGLTITDGTSGFRLYNRRSIEVLARFYPSDYPEPDAIVLLYKHGLAITEVGVAMRARESGHSSITALRSPYYMAKVTLSIILSCSRTRW
- a CDS encoding DUF2304 domain-containing protein; the protein is MVVHIDKIHFLGAIFSFIILAAVFVLVRERHLKEKYSLAWFLIGLFILVMSIFEGLMDWFGDLIGVYYAPSAFFGLLIACAYLLLLNMSVSISHLKMHNKALTQELGLTKLRFEELEQKVNRSGHD